The Lutra lutra chromosome 1, mLutLut1.2, whole genome shotgun sequence genomic sequence tccctcctgctctttaCCACACCTCCCACAACTACTAacctgttttccatttctgtaattttctctGTTCAAGAATGTGATCTAAATAGAATCACACAGTAGGTAACCTTCTGACATtgggtttttttcatttagtcCAATAGTCTAGAGATTCCTCCAGGTTGTGTGTGTATGGATGAATAGATCCTTTCTacagctgaatagtattccatggcTAGATGTAGTGCAACTCGACTTGTTCCCCAATTGAAAGACATGTGAATTGTTTCCAGCTTTttactattgtaaataaagctgctatgatcATTCATGCACAAGACTTTGTGTGAACATtagtcttcatttctctctggTACATGTCTAGGAGTAACAGTTGCTACATCATATGATAGTTGcacatttagttttttaagaaactgccaaactctttttCAGAGGagatgtaccattttacattcccaccagcagtgtagaaGAGGtacagtttctctgcatccttgccagaatttggtgttgtcactgtttttattttagccagttCTATTAGATGTGTGTGATAGCTCATGGtggttttgcttcttcctttttggggggaggtaGGGAAAagggctctacacccagcatggagcccaacatgtggTTCAATCTcatgaaccctgagatcatgacctgagctgaaaccagcaGTTGGATGCTtaccggactgagccacccaagctccacTCATTGTGATATCTATTCACATTTCTGAAATGGCTAATGATGTATAACCTCTTTGTACTTGCTTATTTGCCCTCTATCcatcctcttcagtgaaatgtctatCAGTTCTCTCTCACGTTTTAGTaggattgtttggttttttactattgagtttttGAGTTTTAATATATCTAGGTACTAGTACAGTTGACATTTGAACAATGAAGGAGTTGGGGCACTGATcccccatgcagtcaaaaattcctacataacttttgactccccccaaaccttaactactaataacctcTGTGGACCAGAAGCTTTACCGATAACATAAATAGTCCATTAACAGGGTGTCTAGCTGGCTCAGGgggaagagcatgtgattcttgatctcagggtcatgagtgtgaggcccacactgggtgtagagattactaaaaaataaataataataaactttaagaaatagTCAactttaaaaaccataaaaaataataaactttaaaaaatagtcaaaatttaaaaaattgtcaaagtAGTcaattttgtatgttatatgtattatatattgttttcttataaagtaagccagaggaaaaaatgttattaaggaagtcataaggaggggcgcctgggtggctccctccattaagcatctggcttcgcCTCAGTTCAAGATCTTAAGGTCCTTGGATTAAGCCCCATGgtaggctctgctctcagcagggagtctgcccccgctcttcttctccctctgttcctccccctactcatgctctctcccccccatcaacaaataaattcttaaaaaaaagaaagtcctagggaagtgaaaatacattttatagtactgcactgtatttattgaaaaaaaatctgcaagtgGACCCATACAattcaaacccgtgttgttcaaaGGATAACTGTACTTTATCAgatagatggtttgcaaatattttcgcccactctgtagcttgtcttttcatccctTTAACAGAGTATTTCAGAGAGCAAAGATTTTTCCTTGCATGAGGTTGATCCTTGGCTGCTTGAGGGCTGTCCATATTGCCCTGGGGGTCCGCAGTCCAGAAGCTAGGCTTCCACCCGGGCCAGGGACCATCTTCCCTGAACGGCTGCCTCGCTGCAGCCCCATCCCAAGTCTGGCATCTAGCACCATGGCCACATCCCGAAGTGCCCCCAAGCTCTCCACCACCATGGTCGAAGGGCTGCCTTACCCTGTAGTCAGGGGGGAGGATGTGGCACGAGGTGGAAGAGGTAGACAGGATGATAGGACAGAAGatgagggaagggcaggaggaaaggaaggaaaaggagctggaggagagaaTGTCACCAGAGGAAACCAAGGAACAGATTCGACTGTTGCCAGAGAAGTGTTTGGGCTAATGGGAAGAGAAGcaccagctatttttttttttttttttttttttttttttttttgcagctcaaggaaaaggaatttttccatgaggaagaaaaacagagaccAGAGGAGCAGAGTGCCCTGACCCCTGTGATGTCAACTTTATACCTGCAGAGCTTGACTGGTGCATCAAAACTCATCTCCTTGGCCTGGGAAGATGTAGTGACCCTAGCATCCTCGAGGACCCCAGTGGGCCTGGCCTGGTGGCTGCTTTTGTAGAGGGACCCCAGAGCATGGGCAATTCCAGGGTCCAGGCAGTGCCAAGGGGACTGCTCAGTGCCCACCTGACTCAGGGCCCACGCAGCCTACCTCAGTCTGTGAGCAGCTCAGAGCACAGGCGCACTTCCTGCAACACGGTCCTGGTCTCAGCCACAGCCACTGCCTGACGCCACGCATGGCCACGTTCAGATGACCCAGTCAAGGCTGTCAGAGCTTTTTGTGGCCTGTGTCTATTAGCTTTCCTGGGTTGCTGACTTCTTCAGTTCCATTCTGGGACCAATGAGGCAAGAGCAAAACCCAAGGAACTCACGTGTCCGTCTCAAGGTTTCTAGCCAGCCTGCCTTCCcttctccatttctgtcttcttctgtctGCTTTACACATAATATCCAGGGGTTTAGTTGTACTTTGCAGGAGAAATCGGGCAAAGTGTGTCTATGCCATCTTCCTAGAAGTGAAAgtcattgtttttgatggctaAATAATGTGCATGGCATATAGTTCATTAACCGGTCTCTCTTTGATAGCATTGAGGTTGTTTTaagggtgtttttgttgttgttgttgttgttgttttttgggggggaggggctattaaaataatgacaaaaggaagagatgctcttttatttttttttaagagtttatttatctgagagagtgagccagagatcacaagcagagggagctgcagaggcagagggagaagtaggctccccattaagcagggagtggacatgtggggctcgatcccaggaccctgggatcatgacctgagaggaaggcagatgcttaactgactgagccacccaggtgccaaggAATAGATGTTCTTGTTCTTTGAGGGTGTAGGGATGGAAaatgggaagagaggcagaagacAGTATAGGAGAGAGTTCTGGGTTCTCGTGCTAATATATGCATAGGATAAAATTCCTgactggaattgctgggtcaaagaaCATGTGCATTTTAATTCATCATATtgtcaaaatatattcaaaaaggTTATACTAATTTAAACTCCCACCAGCAAAAGAATATGTGTTTTTCCTGAGTATTGTCAAGTTTTCTGATCTTTGATCACCTGATTGAgaagtcttctcttttttatgtgcttcctttcctttctctatcAGATCCAAAGTGGGACTtgtgcctttttcattttcttgatgtctTCAAGGACCCAGCACCATGCTACATACCATAATAGTTATCTGTTTATTGTTGATAGTTTTAGCACTTCCAATAAAGGATTAGAGCTGGTCATAGAGAATTCTGGCAAAGTTTCATGACTTCAAATAAAACACACAACTTCACAAGATTTTACAAGTAAGTGTTCTTCAGAATGTTGTCTGTAGATTAACCTGAATCAGAATCACACAGAAGTAATGGAAAGTCTAACACCATGTGCCCCCTGATATGATGGCTTGAAGAGGATCCTTCACACCCTAAATGtaatattcttgccaaaaatgttgACATTGAACCTAATAATGAGGGAACAATCAGACAAATTAAAAGTGTGGGATGtactaaaacaaagaaatgaaaccaaactgcTCTGGAATCTTCACAAATGTGAATGTCCTAGAAGTcggaaaaaaacaagcaaaccagATTAACGAGATCGTAGGAAATGCAAGCACATAGCACATACATTATACATATGCCTGTAATAGTCTTTCTAATAAGAAAATTCCTTCTCCAAGGGGGTGTACTGTTCTAGATTAAAAGAGGCTACAGAGACAGACTCACTAAATATTATGCATAACCCTTGCTTGAGgcctacattttatttattttatttaaggctATAAAGTACATTATTGGGACACTTGAGAAGTGTTGACTATGGATAGttttgaagatattattttaatagtaaacTTGGGGGGATATAATGATATTCCTGTGATTCCCTGGAAGGAGAATGGCTTTATTTTTGGATGTAGTGTCAAGTATTAGGAGTCAAGTATCACTACTATGTCAGTGATTTGCagaaagctcaaaaaaaaaaaagtcataaaactgAGAGAGAGCAAATGTAGTAAAAGGTTAACAATTGATAAGTGTGACAAAGATTTggtgttcatttctttattcttgcaACTCTTCCTTAGGTTTTTgagtttttcaaaacaaaaagtggGCCCCGCTTCAGATCCAATCCCCTGAATCTGGGTTGGAGGGCAGAGCTCACTTCTATAGGCATTCCAAGTAGAACTTCCCATTGATATTTATTCATGCTACAGTTTTGGATGCACCGATTTGAAgtataatactgtatttttattttagtctttatgAAGGtagagctaaaaaacaaaaaacaaaaaacaacaaccctccatatcttggctacacAATAGAATTTAAGAACATTGGGTTAACAGATTTAAATCCAGTCCTTATATACAGCTTCTACAGTCCTTTCTGTGGTCCTCCTCAATTTTCACTATTTCCTTCAACTCTCTGAATCTTTACTTATCTCTATGCAAATGGTTTTCAGAGTTATTGTGAAGGATGTGTCCGTGAGTGCCACCCTTCACAATGCATCAGAGGAACCACCTACATTCCTGCAGAAGCTAGCCTCTTGTTTCCTCCAGCACCCAAATAATAGAGGTGAGTAGCTATCCAGCTTATTCTATCCAGCTCAAGGCAATTCTTAAACACTTAAATGACAGATGTAGGGACAAGCATGTATTATATTGTGTTTACTAAACAATAAATGacactaataaataataaatgagttaAAGATCCAAACACATACCTTAACGAATGTTTGCATCTCTATAGCTTATCAAGACGCTGCTTTAAACGCCTGTAACTTAAGATCAACTGATGGACTTGAAATAATGTAAGAACCTCGAAGGAATACATGGTACTTTGCAGAAGAAGCCATCACTATCAGCATAAAGCCtactgtttctaaaattttttgaaCTGACAAATTCATAGTAATTCCATCTTTAGTGAACGATGGCTTACAATTGGTAGCTGGGTTTAGAGTTGTCAGTTGTGGCTATTGAAGAGTAGAAATGGCCTCACATGATCCAGGTTAGCTAAGAAGTAGTTGCAGTGGACTTTGAGAAGGCTCTAATTTTAGATCTAAGGAAAGTAGAAAGTTTATCTTAGCCACAAAAATATATGCTCTCTGTTGATGGCAAACTTTGTTAATATGTGCATTTTGGATCTTTAACTCATCTATTACCTAATGGTGTTTCGTAAGCTGATACAGATGTGGTAAACAAAGCATTCGTTGGAAATACATTGTAGGGTTGCAGGTGCAGTGGGTTTGGATTTTGACTAGATTTTTGAttaggaagcttttttttttaagattttatttatttgaaagagagagtgagagagtgagagagcatgaaaggggaggtcagagagagaagcagactccctatggagctgggagcctgatgaggggggacttgatcccaagactctgggatcaccacctgagcagaaggcagtctaaccaacttagccacccaggcgccccaggaagctTTTTTTAAACCTTGAAACCCCTTCAGCAACTGTGACCTAAACAAGAATTTAGcccttgtttatttccttttaagagaGTCTGGAAATCCTCCATAGTCTGTAACAGTAGTACTAAAgctaaagaaaacagtcaacaataGGTGTTAATTGTTGATTGATTTCACCCTGTGATTGATTGGTTTCACCCTAAAGACTCCAGTGAGACTAAATGGTTGGTCATTTTTCTGATTTAGTATTTCGTTTGGTTTCTCAGACCCCAGAAGGGTTTTAGTAGGTTTTAGATGAGACAATAAAGATCTTTGACCTCCATTCTCAGAAAATATCTGGTGTTATATCTGAATTTGAACATTATTATAGGGAGATGGATAAGGAGCAGTATCCCTAAACTGAGACCCATGTCTACTTTGTCATCTTGGTGTCAGTTTACGTCAGAGTTCCTGgcacaataataattttttgaaaaaacatgTATTTAGAATCAACTATCATATACAGATACAGAAAATTATATCAACTTTTCCAGTTAGCAGCCCTTAGGTGGCCGTCTGAATTAATGAGAAAATGCTTCCCTGGTAATATCTTGCAGTGTGGGTAGTGTTTTCAAGTTAAGTGACTAAATGCATTGGGCCTAACCCAGGCCTGGGTCAGGGCTACAGTTGAAAACCTCTGGGTCTTAAAGAAtcgtttaattttatttaagcgGCAAGGGTGGTATTGCTCTCAATTTCCATTAAACCAACATGCATTAGGTATTAAGCAATTAAAGTTCAAAGccttttggaaaataatgagTAGTATAGATCAGAATCACAATCTATCTAGTCCCAAAGGGGCATGGAGCTATCTGCCGGAAGCGTCCATTTAAATTCCTGCGTTACAAGGAAAATCACTCCTTAGCTGTTAACCCTTTGCAAAAGTTCACAATGATTTTATCGGGCATTCCCCACACGcaaaaattattagttttattttaaaaagagaacgaGGGAAGACCAGAGGCAGCATAGGGAGAACAGAGATGGTTACTCCAGAGACAATTTGCAAAGGACACTGCACGGTTTTTCCTCGCTGGGCACAATGTACTACGGTACGCCGGATTTTCTGGGACGTGCTGGGTGGCCGACATTTTCTCTAGCAGGGAGTTTCACACTTTTAAGATGTGAAGAGATGTTAAACGCTCAGCTAAAGGGCAGGCAGCCCTTTACCGTCCAATTAAACAGCGGTGGGAGCCGGAGGAACAACCCCATTTCTTCTCCCCAGTGCAGAGCGCGGCCGGGTCTCCGCCGCGGCCCCGAGCGCCGGAGGCGGACGGCAAGCTCGGCCCCACGGACTCGCGGGGAAACGCCGGCCGCCCAACACGCAGCCGCCCCAGGTTTCCGCCTCCCGGTCCCGCTCGGTTCCCCCGACCGCCTCTGCTTCAGGGACGCGGAAACCCCGTAGGAGCGGGGCGGGCGGGGAGCGCGGTTTGGCCACCACTTGCTGCAATATTCTTCCGCCGCAAGGCAAAGAGTCCCAACCTtcccccaagaccctgggatttcCAGCGGCCCTGTAAGATCGAGAAATCACcaaatttggattttttcccaCCCACCCGTTTAGGATATCTTCTGAGgtaaggaccccaggatcacaattTGGTGGATGGCCGAAGAGCGACGAGAAAATTCCTCCGCAGAAAACGGGTTCCGGCCGCGAGCCTATAAAAAACGGGTGGCGCGGTACCGCTGTCTTTCCAGTCGGGCGCTGAGTGGTTCTTCGGATCATGTCTGGTGGCTCCGCGGATTATAACAGGTATGGCGCCTTCTCGGCGGTGCTAATTTGTGGTGAAGGTCATCTGACAGCAGCGGAGATGGTAGTGGACGGCGTGGAGGCAGGGAGCGCTGGGTTCATAGGCGTTTAGCACCCCTCTGCCCTTCGAGAAGCTTCCATGATGGGTAGGGCCTGGATTGCGGGGAGACTAGGGTAGAAAAACGGGGTGGTTGGagggtgtcttttttttccccccgaagACGCTTTGAAATCCTGGCCCTTTCCCCTGCCCGTACGGAGCACGTTTAATTAAAGCGGTGGCGCAGTCCGCAGTCGACAGTGTAACGGGGCCCGAAGCTTTATTGGCGGCGGAAGGCGCGAGTTTCAGTGCTCGACTTTAGGTGGGGCAAGGGGGGAGGGTGACAGCGACGCCCGCTCGCCAAGGCCCCAAGGCGGAAGGGACCGCGCCGGCAACGGGATCCCTGCGAACCGTTGGCATAGCTCTCGCCAGGCCTCGGCCCGCGTCAATCACCCCGGCTTGCGCAGTGTAAGGGGCGGAGCTCAGCGCGTGGAGCTCTCGCGAGAAGGTCTGCCGCCGAGAAGGGAGAGCCTGGCGCtcgggcctggggtgggggagggccggCGTCCGTGGGGCCTTTCCTGGGCGTCCCCCGTTGCCGGCCTTCCGGGCGAGCGCGCAGGGGACATTATGTGCCCTGCGCCGCCAGCTTCCTTTACTGCCTTGGGGTGTGCACGTGCAGGGGAGGGTGGCCTGATGAGACCGGCTTATAATAGGGCTCTCCCCTCCTGTGTAGTTAATTAAGATGGCTGGGGAAAGGGATGTTCTCTAACTGCAGTATTCTTGTCAGCAGAGAACATGGAGGCCCAGAGGGAATGGACCCCGATGGTGTCATCGAGGTAAGAATGTGTGTTGATTTTGAAACGTTGGAAAGGTGAGCTCGTTCATCCCAtttattcagtcttttttatatgtaatttgcAGAGCAACTGGAATGAGATTGTTGATAACTTTGACGATATGAATTTAAAGGAGTCTCTTCTTCGGGGCATCTATGCTTATGGTTTTGAGAAGCCTTCAGCTATTCAACAGAGAGCTATTATTCCTTGTATTAAAGGTAAAAGAACTAGTCAGtactttctaaaaatgaattaacTGTTCTACATAGACTTAGaccataaaagggaaaataacttCTGGGGGACTAGCACCTGTTTGTATTCCTTAAAGTGAAATGATGGCAATCATCTTTCGGGACTGACCTGAAATGAAGAGAATACTCATTGCTGATCACTTGATTATTTGGGCATAATTAATGTTCCAAACGGAATACATGGTGTGAACTAGAAGTGGCGGTTTGATGTGGGATCGGTAAATATGTATCCTACTTTTTTTAGGGTATGATGTGATTGCTCAAGCTCAGTCAGGTACTGGCAAGACAGCCACATTTGCTATTTCCATCCTGCAACAGTTGGAGATTGAGTTCAAGGAGACCCAAGCACTAGTATTGGCCCCCACCAGAGAACTGGCTCAACAGGTATTGATAGTGTAGTTCAAAAAAACTGCTTGCGTGTTGCATAGGTTTCAGGTTTCACAACTGTGAAGAATTTAAAACTTAGTATAAATTGGTCCTGTCAGTAGGAGCCCTCCTTTTAAATGTCCATGCATGCAGGGAGTTTTTGtcgaaagttaaaaataggaactGGGTGTGCAGGTATGGTTTGCAGGGTTGTGTGACAGATTTGAGAAACCAAAGCTTTTCAGGGTGGACTAGATCTGTTCCCATTTTTAAGTTTGAATGCAGTTGTGCAACATGAAAACTGCAGTGACATGTTATCATTTGACTGTCTCAGTAGTTTGTGATGCATCTGTTGCATGCTATGTTTTCAAAGCTCACTGCTATATTGGCTTTGAAGTAAAACCTTGCTAATAAAACTAGGTTTTAAGGTCAAGAGGACATCAGGTCCAGTACTTCGGGAAAAACTAAAGTATCAAGTTGTCTTAGATGTAATTGCAGAGTTCCACTACCTACACCTACCTTCCTACACAATGAAAAGCAGTGTAGGAAATGATTTAACTAAAATCAGTTAACCTAGCTGGTATCTGGGGCAACAGGATCTCTAGTTTGACAAGGCACAAGGAAGAGACACGATAAGGGAATTGAAGCAGTTAGATCAGTCTGTATTTTAAGCTTGGAAGCAGTTAAATATCGTGCATGCATAGAAGCTATTTGCAGACCAGATATTTGCCATTATGCTTTGGAAGTTTAGTCACAGCCTCTAATTCTCCTGGATAATAATTAAGGGTTTTGGCTTTTAGATCCAAAAGGTAATTTTGGCCCTTGGCGACTATATGGGAGCAACTTGTCATGCCTGCATTGGTGGAACCAATGTTCGGAATGAAATGCAAAAACTGCAGGCTGAAGCACCACACATTGTTGTTGGTACACCAGGGAGAGTATTTGATATGTTAAACAGAAGATATCTTTGTAAGTATTGTTCATTGAGAGTATGATTTGTTTGTATTACTAGAAATTGGAAACTTAGTGTCCCTGCGCATCTAGAGCTGATAGTATGTATGGCTTTCTTTGTCAGCTCCAAAATGGATCAAAATGTTTGTTTTGGATGAAGCAGATGAAATGTTGAGCCGAGGGTTTAAGGATCAAATCTATGagattttccaaaaattaaatacaagtaTTCAGGTGAGCTTTAATTTTACTCTGTCCTATAGTAGGTTGGGGCTTAGGTTTAATGCAGGTTACATATAGTACACCTGATGTAtttttcctccccctgcttaaaGCAGTTGGTGCATAATAACTACATGATTTCATAGCAAGGCAAAAACACTGGGTCTCAAACAGTGTATTTTAAAGTTGTGCTCTTTGTGTGACAAtataatcattgtttttttaaaggttgtgtTGCTTTCTGCCACAATGCCAACTGATGTATTGGAAGTGACCAAAAAATTTATGAGAGATCCAATTCGAATTCTGGTGAAAAAGGAAGAATTGACCCTTGAAGGAATCAAACAGTTTTACATTAATGTTGAAAGAGAGGTAATTTATCTAATTACTAAACATTAACCTGTAGTTTATTCTTTAACCTTCTTGTATAAGCACTGTGCTAAAATTGCAGAAACTAGGATTGCCTTAGTTTTTGTAATAATGCTAGCAGAGTACACACAAGAAGAAAAGTAACTGCACTAGATTGTAAAGACTGGGGTGGACCTCTTTCTTAATGTCCAGTGTCCTTAGTCTTAAGATTTGGTGCAATATGTCTTGGGATAGGCCTAACAGAATGAATTTCTAATTTACATGGGTTGGAAGCTAGATTTTAATAACTGTTAACTTTGAAAAATTGTAGGAATGGAAGTTGGATACTCTTTGTGACTTGTACGAGACACTGACGATTACTCAGGCTGTTATTTTTCTCAATACAAGGCGCAAGGTGGACTGGCTCACTGAGAAAATGCATGCCAGGGACTTCACAGTTTCTGCTCTGGTAAGAGGTGTTCTGGTAGTGATAATTGTATTTTCATTAAAGCAGGATATAGACTACAATATAGCTGTTAAGTGCTGTGTTGTCGTTCCCCCTGCTCAAAATAAAGTTGTTTCTTAACTATACCTGTCTGCTGTACCTCTGTAGCAGCCAGGGACGCTTGGTTTCATACATGTCCGTAAAAATCAAATAGTTGATTTGGCTGGTGATTCTTGATTTAAGGTTTGTTCATTTGCAGCATGGTGACATGgaccagaaggaaagagatgtTATCATGAGGGAATTCAGATCAGGGTCAAGCCGTGTTTTGATCACTACTGATTTGTTGGTAAGTCTCTTAACTACTCTTTTCAGCCTACCAAAagtttgttttggggggaaggTTTTTTGATAACCTTTACCAGCTTGGGCTCTTTGGGAGAGTAAAGAAAAGACCACACTCCACAGTGGGCTATACTACTAAATATAGTTCACTACTATTTTGTGGCCTACATTACATAGCTATCTAGTTTAAATTAGAACTTGAACACCATACCATTGTGTTTCAGGCTCGTGGGATTGATGTACAACAAGTGTCATTGGTTATAAACTATGATCTACCTACCAATCGTGAAAACTATATTCACAGGTGAGTAGGTGGCATTTTGGCTGTTACTATATTGGTAAAATGAATTCATGTGTGGTTTTTCTATGGACTGATTTGTTTGAAAGGTAACTTCGTATCAGGGAAGCAAAAAGATTTAACTAGGTAAGGTAGACCTAAAATGATATTTGGGAAGATTGGTCATCTGCAGTGGGAAAACACTCGTAAATGTTACCCAAATTGTGGACTTAACTACATACAGATCAGGTTGCTTAGATCTGTT encodes the following:
- the EIF4A2 gene encoding eukaryotic initiation factor 4A-II isoform X2; protein product: MSGGSADYNREHGGPEGMDPDGVIESNWNEIVDNFDDMNLKESLLRGIYAYGFEKPSAIQQRAIIPCIKGYDVIAQAQSGTGKTATFAISILQQLEIEFKETQALVLAPTRELAQQIQKVILALGDYMGATCHACIGGTNVRNEMQKLQAEAPHIVVGTPGRVFDMLNRRYLSPKWIKMFVLDEADEMLSRGFKDQIYEIFQKLNTSIQVVLLSATMPTDVLEVTKKFMRDPIRILVKKEELTLEGIKQFYINVEREEWKLDTLCDLYETLTITQAVIFLNTRRKVDWLTEKMHARDFTVSALHGDMDQKERDVIMREFRSGSSRVLITTDLLARGIDVQQVSLVINYDLPTNRENYIHRIGRGGRFGRKGVAINFVTEEDKRILRDIETFYNTTVEEMPMNVADLI
- the EIF4A2 gene encoding eukaryotic initiation factor 4A-II isoform X1 — protein: MSGGSADYNSREHGGPEGMDPDGVIESNWNEIVDNFDDMNLKESLLRGIYAYGFEKPSAIQQRAIIPCIKGYDVIAQAQSGTGKTATFAISILQQLEIEFKETQALVLAPTRELAQQIQKVILALGDYMGATCHACIGGTNVRNEMQKLQAEAPHIVVGTPGRVFDMLNRRYLSPKWIKMFVLDEADEMLSRGFKDQIYEIFQKLNTSIQVVLLSATMPTDVLEVTKKFMRDPIRILVKKEELTLEGIKQFYINVEREEWKLDTLCDLYETLTITQAVIFLNTRRKVDWLTEKMHARDFTVSALHGDMDQKERDVIMREFRSGSSRVLITTDLLARGIDVQQVSLVINYDLPTNRENYIHRIGRGGRFGRKGVAINFVTEEDKRILRDIETFYNTTVEEMPMNVADLI